CATGATGGGACCGAGTATGTCGAACGTGGTGGCAACCTTCACGGGGACTCCTTCGCCATGCAAGGATGTGGGATCGAGACGGGTGCGCCGCGCGGTCGGCAGAGAGCGGCGCGGCTTCGCAGGATTATAGACGCCCTCTGATACCTGCCACGCACCATCCGCCGTTCGAGCGAGAACCGCTATGATCGTCTCCCTGTGGTTACTTATCGGCTGGTGCTGCCCGCGGCATCCGTGATGCCGTGGGAAAACGTCCGCTTTCGTATCGATCTGCGTTGCAAAGGAGCGCCTCATGAGCGAAGAGAAGCCAGCAAGCGTGGAGAAGGGTCCGTCTCTGTCCCCGACGATCGTCGTAACCGGCTTTCAGCCGTTTGGCGGCCAGGACGTGAACCCCGCGCTCGAGGCCGTGCGTGTGCTTCCCGAAGTCATCGGCGGGGCGCACATCGTCCAGGTCGAGGTGCCCGTGACGTATCGCCAAGCCTTTGAGCCCGTCTCTGCCGCTATCGAGCACTGGAACCCCCAGGCCGTTGTGTGCGTGGGCCAGGCTGCGGGGCGCTCGTGCGTCACGATTGAGCGCGTCGCCATCAACGTCGATGATTGTGACGCCCCCGACAACGCTGACGCCATCCGCTGTAACGTGCCCATCGTCGACGATGGTCCTGCGGCGTACTTCGCCACGCTGCCCGTCCACGACATGGTGCGCGCTATCGAGGCGGCCGGCCTGCCCGCCAAGGTCTCGGACTCGGCCGGAACGTACGTGTGCAACCATCTCATGTACCTCACGCTCGACAGCGCTGCGCACAAGAACCCCGGCCTGCTCGCCGGCTTTATCCACGTGCCGCTGCTGCACGAGCAGGTCATCAAGGGGGAGATGCGCGGCAAGCCCAGCATGTCGAAGGCCGACATCGTCGCCAGCCTTACCGCTGCCCTCGAGGCGCTTGCCAAGGTGCTGTAACGCCTCGACTGAGCAGAGCTCTGCTCCGCCTGAAGTGTCTCGTACATAAACAAAAGGCGCCCGCCGACCTGGACTCCAGGGTCGACGAGCGCCGTTTTCATGCGGCTGTGGAGCCTTGCCTTATGCGCTCAGCCAGCAGCGCGTCAGACGGCCGTAGCCAGACGGGTTGAAGAACAGGTTGTTCACGCGCGCGGAGGCAACGTAGGTGTGTAGGTAGTAGAAGAGCGGGACGACGGGGAAGTCGGCGGCCACGATCTTGTTGGCCTCCTTGAACGCCTCGACGCGCTCCTCGGTGTCCGTGACGGTGAACGCCTTGTCGATGGCCGCGTCGAACTCCGGGTTGGTGTAGCCCGAGTTGTTGTCGCCCGAGCCGGTGT
This genomic window from Coriobacteriia bacterium contains:
- the pcp gene encoding pyroglutamyl-peptidase I, with amino-acid sequence MSEEKPASVEKGPSLSPTIVVTGFQPFGGQDVNPALEAVRVLPEVIGGAHIVQVEVPVTYRQAFEPVSAAIEHWNPQAVVCVGQAAGRSCVTIERVAINVDDCDAPDNADAIRCNVPIVDDGPAAYFATLPVHDMVRAIEAAGLPAKVSDSAGTYVCNHLMYLTLDSAAHKNPGLLAGFIHVPLLHEQVIKGEMRGKPSMSKADIVASLTAALEALAKVL